One window from the genome of Pieris rapae chromosome 8, ilPieRapa1.1, whole genome shotgun sequence encodes:
- the LOC110998894 gene encoding uncharacterized protein LOC110998894 — protein sequence MGRQPNKERLYRARERQKAPTYAKVRLTQWRVKRTMVVLRMRNRQKVHHLLFMIILYSSCKDLPACTVVSESSQSAWWALKSPSITILVVGTISHFRESIVPAQFIAGRTGAGLLILNGFTFYMKNHQAHGKKQWYCSSRDVHGCRADVITYRDIYYLPSHRSGSMVLIFKDNKYWINNRYQNTINWTCRDRKRIGCNSCVQTTVEGRYIKHKGFHNHEDNYTKYNFND from the exons ATGGGGCGACAACCCAACAAAGAAAGGTTGTATAGGGCGCGTGAACGGCAGAAAGCACCAACCTACGCCAAAGTCCGACTAACCCAATGGCGGGTCAAGAGAACCATGGTAGTTCTACGGATGCGAAATCGGCAAAAGGTCCATCATCTCTTGTTTATGATCATATTATACAGCTCGTGTAAGGATCTTCCCGCGTGTACCGTGGTTTCAGAGTCGAGCCAATCGGCATGGTGGGCATTAAAATCACCAAGTATCACGATTTTGGTGGTAGGAACCATTTCACATTTTAGGGAATCTATTG TGCCAGCCCAGTTTATAGCCGGTCGGACAGGAGCAGGTCTTCTGATTCTCAACGGCTTCACCTTTTACATGAAGAATCATCAAGCACATGGCAAGAAACAATGGTATTGCTCTTCCCGAGATGTCCATGGATGTCGCGCTGATGTAATAACATACAGAG atatatattatctaccTTCTCATCGAAGCGGCAGTATGGTTCTTATTTTCAAGGATAATAAATACTGGATTAACAATCGGTATCAGAATACAATAAATTGGACTTGCAGAGACAGAAAGCGTATTGGTTGCAACAGTTGTGTTCAGACTACGGTGGAAGGACGCTACATCAAACATAAGGGCTTTCATAATCATGAAGATAAttacactaaatataatttcaatgacTGA